From the genome of Triticum aestivum cultivar Chinese Spring chromosome 3B, IWGSC CS RefSeq v2.1, whole genome shotgun sequence, one region includes:
- the LOC123067740 gene encoding protein NRT1/ PTR FAMILY 2.12-like, with protein sequence MAAPGAAAEVQVEVEVRGGALERGTGGGGGRRKPQGWKCMPFILAIATFENVGSLGVVANLTIYLVKRFNFGQLTATNTTSIFFGTLNFAPLLGAFISDAYLGRFRTLAYGSFFSLLGMLGLTLSASVPAFKLADCNQTIQLGEHCNSPSTLQLSVLYLSLAFLIIGGGAIRPCSLPFGVDQFDMTDKNSQKGLNSYYNWYYGTTTIGLVFSMTILVYIQATISWPIGFGIPAFFMLLSIIILFMGTRLYVHVPPEGSIFTGIAQVLLASFKKRRVKLPNSDNISQQELLLFNPPTRGHRIFRLPLTSQFRFLNKGAVLRDGDINDDGSARNSWELCSIQQIEEAFNAVGQFEFYNKQFPEQMLTLAGSLFYVTLAGAGYLSTAMTNITKKVTTRDGHNSWIADDINLGKLDYYFYLIALMGVLNLFYFLICSHYYQYKSISHYAEEPIKIQTKEEVEAEMDPSRDAPSK encoded by the exons ATGGCTGCTCCTGGCGCTGCTGCGGAGGtgcaggtggaggtggaggtgagAGGTGGGGCGCTGGAGAGGGgcaccggcggcggtggcggcaggagGAAGCCGCAGGGGTGGAAGTGCATGCCCTTCATCTTAG CAATCGCTACATTTGAGAATGTCGGGTCACTTGGGGTGGTAGCAAATTTGACGATCTATCTTGTGAAGCGCTTCAATTTTGGGCAGCTCACAGCTACAAACACTACCAGCATTTTCTTCGGCACGCTGAACTTCGCACCGTTGCTAGGTGCCTTCATCTCCGACGCCTATTTGGGAAGGTTCAGAACCCTTGCCTACGGGTCCTTCTTTAGCCTCCTG GGAATGCTAGGATTAACTTTGTCTGCATCAGTTCCAGCTTTCAAACTTGCAGACTGCAATCAAACAATTCAATTAGGTGAACATTGCAATAGTCCATCAACACTCCAGCTGAGTGTGCTATACCTATCTTTAGCATTTCTAATCATTGGCGGTGGAGCAATCCGACCATGCAGCTTGCCCTTTGGAGTAGACCAATTCGACATGACTGACAAAAATAGTCAAAAAGGCCTAAATAGCTATTATAACTGGTACTATGGCACAACTACCATTGGCTTGGTGTTTTCTATGACTATTCTCGTCTACATTCAGGCTACCATCAGCTGGCCAATAGGATTTGGCATACCAGCATTCTTCATGTTGTTGTCAATTATCATTTTATTTATGGGTACTAGACTTTATGTCCATGTACCACCAGAGGGAAGCATCTTCACTGGAATTGCCCAAGTTTTACTAGCATCATTTAAAAAGAGAAGAGTCAAGCTTCCAAACTCGGACAATATAAGTCAGCAAGAGTTGTTGCTATTCAACCCTCCCACGAGGGGCCATCGTATTTTCAGATTGCCACTTACTTCCCAGTTCAG GTTTCTTAACAAAGGTGCGGTTTTAAGGGATGGTGATATAAATGATGATGGTTCCGCAAGAAATTCGTGGGAGCTTTGCAGTATCCAACAGATAGAAGAG GCCTTCAATGCAGTTGGTCAATTCGAATTCTATAATAAGCAGTTTCCAGAGCAGATGCTAACCCTAGCAGGATCCCTCTTTTATGTTACTTTGGCTGGAGCAGGCTATTTGAGTACTGCTATGACAAACATAACAAAAAAAGTGACTACCAGAGATGGCCACAATAGCTGGATCGCAGACGATATTAATCTCGGCAAGCTTGACTATTACTTTTATTTAATTGCCCTTATGGGAGTACTGAACCTTTTCTACTTTCTCATATGCTCCCACTACTATCAATACAAATCCATTTCACACTATGCTGAGGAACCCATCAAAATACAGACCAAGGAAGAGGTAGAAGCAGAGATGGATCCTAGTAGAGATGCACCTAGCAAGTAA